Proteins co-encoded in one Roseiconus lacunae genomic window:
- a CDS encoding cation:dicarboxylate symporter family transporter, whose amino-acid sequence MKRSQTIQPTGTAGQRIMIGLGAGVLLGLFFGEALAGLEVFGQAYVGLLQMTVLPYLVVSIVAKVGRLKVAQTKELGLAAFAVLILFVVLGISLIVCFAGLLPPTEGAAFFSSASEPASVGWQSLLTQFIPTNVFHSLAEGYVPGIVVFCLFFGGAMMLTPDKESLLDLLEICSAGLSHVNRFLVKLAPIGLFALTAAAAGTLRFEELVRLQAYLIMYAMASIVTAYVVLPAIVCNLTSIRYRDFVHAIQEPVLIAIATGKLVVTLPLIIEKCDGLLMQNAGRDQSSPDATASVLVPLAYPFPHLGKMLTFTFIVFAAWYSGKELSFLETLQVATLGAIFSFASPLVTIPYLLDQFQLPQDLMSLFVLPGFITMRLGDVVGVVHLMALSTIVSEYSRRSLCVRWNRLMPSLAGGLICIAAMIAGGRLYLTSTTLRYDLDQQFLALEIQSPHENVIVHAAADELPEQERSQRSTLERIIESGTCRVGFLPDAMPYCFFNSRQHLVGLDVELMHRLAKRLEIRLEFVPCSHETFLQRLASNEIDIAIGGVLLLPERLAKVGLTQPYRTATLAVVTQDHRRGEFGSWENFKNDPEVHLGANHIDVAKSIKRNLGPLRVEVIEPPKQYFTGDRPEIDGMVMAAEIGAVWNILYPNHTVVIPTPRIRRPVSFVVRSEDRAWLKFLDRWIDFERLDGSLDQLEIYWIQGGGTKTKPPRWSVIDDVLGWTN is encoded by the coding sequence GTGAAACGCTCCCAAACAATTCAGCCGACAGGAACCGCGGGACAACGGATCATGATTGGGCTTGGAGCCGGTGTTTTGCTCGGTCTGTTTTTTGGCGAAGCCTTGGCAGGACTTGAAGTTTTTGGGCAGGCGTATGTTGGCCTGCTACAAATGACTGTGCTGCCCTATTTGGTTGTTTCGATCGTTGCGAAGGTGGGACGGCTCAAGGTAGCCCAGACCAAAGAACTTGGACTGGCGGCTTTCGCAGTGCTCATTTTGTTTGTAGTACTGGGGATCAGCCTGATTGTTTGCTTCGCCGGTCTTTTGCCGCCCACTGAGGGCGCAGCCTTTTTTAGTTCTGCTAGCGAACCGGCCTCAGTGGGCTGGCAAAGCTTATTGACGCAGTTTATCCCGACTAATGTCTTTCATTCACTAGCCGAAGGATATGTACCTGGAATCGTTGTGTTCTGCCTATTCTTTGGCGGCGCGATGATGTTGACCCCCGATAAAGAATCGCTTTTAGATCTGCTAGAAATTTGCTCGGCCGGACTCAGTCATGTCAATCGGTTTCTGGTCAAGCTAGCTCCCATTGGTTTGTTTGCCCTCACGGCAGCGGCCGCCGGAACGTTGCGTTTCGAAGAATTGGTGCGATTGCAAGCGTATCTCATCATGTATGCAATGGCGAGCATCGTGACTGCGTACGTTGTGCTGCCAGCCATCGTGTGCAACCTCACGTCGATTCGGTACCGTGACTTTGTTCACGCGATTCAAGAACCGGTATTGATCGCGATCGCGACGGGCAAGTTGGTGGTTACGTTGCCACTGATTATCGAGAAATGTGATGGTCTTTTGATGCAAAATGCGGGACGAGACCAATCGTCGCCAGATGCCACCGCGAGTGTCCTGGTGCCTTTGGCCTATCCGTTTCCTCACTTGGGAAAAATGCTGACGTTCACGTTCATCGTCTTCGCCGCATGGTATTCCGGAAAGGAACTTTCATTCCTGGAAACCCTCCAAGTCGCCACCTTGGGAGCGATTTTTAGCTTTGCCAGTCCGCTGGTCACGATCCCCTATTTGCTTGACCAATTTCAACTTCCACAAGATTTAATGTCGCTCTTTGTCTTACCCGGATTCATCACAATGCGTTTGGGCGACGTCGTTGGCGTGGTGCACTTGATGGCGTTATCGACGATCGTAAGTGAATACTCAAGGCGATCGCTATGCGTCCGGTGGAATCGCTTGATGCCCAGTCTTGCAGGCGGACTGATTTGTATCGCTGCGATGATCGCAGGCGGTCGGCTGTACTTGACATCGACGACTCTAAGATATGACCTCGATCAACAATTTCTTGCACTCGAGATTCAGTCGCCACACGAGAACGTCATTGTCCATGCAGCAGCGGACGAGTTGCCGGAGCAGGAACGTTCACAGCGTTCGACATTGGAACGAATCATCGAGAGCGGCACCTGCCGTGTCGGGTTCTTGCCCGACGCGATGCCGTATTGCTTTTTCAATTCCCGTCAGCACTTGGTTGGTCTGGATGTTGAACTGATGCATCGCTTGGCGAAACGACTTGAAATCCGATTAGAATTCGTGCCATGCAGTCACGAGACATTCCTGCAGCGGTTAGCCTCAAATGAAATCGACATTGCGATTGGGGGCGTCCTGTTGTTACCGGAGCGATTGGCCAAAGTTGGCTTGACGCAACCTTACCGCACCGCAACCCTCGCGGTTGTGACGCAGGATCATCGCCGCGGTGAATTTGGTTCCTGGGAAAATTTTAAGAACGATCCCGAAGTCCACCTGGGGGCGAACCACATTGATGTTGCGAAGTCAATTAAACGCAACCTTGGACCGCTCCGGGTTGAAGTGATCGAACCACCGAAGCAGTACTTCACCGGAGACCGTCCGGAGATTGACGGAATGGTTATGGCCGCCGAAATCGGCGCGGTTTGGAATATTCTGTACCCCAATCATACCGTCGTCATTCCCACTCCTCGCATTCGTCGTCCCGTTAGCTTTGTTGTTCGTTCGGAGGACAGGGCCTGGCTGAAGTTTCTTGATCGCTGGATCGATTTCGAGCGACTTGACGGCTCGCTAGACCAGCTGGAGATCTACTGGATCCAAGGCGGAGGAACGAAAACAAAACCACCGCGTTGGAGCGTCATCGACGATGTGTTGGGGTGGACGAATTAG
- a CDS encoding CHAT domain-containing protein, which yields MIGPLLATFIGVCIATNVQTARAQQSGPSGQRYRLNAGSKTIAMSHNEGPVGVHLAENGLMVAFDYASNTSPRMSSGKVNAFVLIDLNTGDEISRMIFGETIAVDRTACSADGRFLVVCDRQSARQFDLFKGVLVRSYPVKSQRSFPVTGRRGSLFVLCDERELSLWDLDDGTLIAQLPPHPAVINGCDFDDRCEVILSGCENMTRSWKISTQETQIFPIESALRDLSVSPDGAKLYGRFIHTVSDQGVASYDTRSGRRDLHLLSHSLPTIDFDRGRLYSVDGVGTKTAIDAIQVRPVQAPDRVRYLPFAPSVRERLQHQPFFFAQEIMLSPDRKFVMVRLEYGRLSQVWALGDSADDLLVEFDESLRHRHVPPPKMAPSKPKSREERFLEEINTIQFRVRELAKQDRSSEAVQAINDLLAAGQKRLRNAPIRHQNLVRNCGFAFRDGLDDLQRGLELFQQARQMAESDGRFGGGWVGLMVAISDTEERLDDDRNAAKTYQKLIEKLVEQNAKIQASRFERMAILAFKSGGSEEAIEWRIKAMEQTIQESGALSSRSDGIYAKLVSDVTKLGCWERLESIAWNRYQSANDMLGSEHPETAKITAHLALLCEHQKKNEQALELMDQSQRAYRDYVARSLSLLSDREQTEFIKHRFEPAFQSALRMAVRLQTTANAAPLATSWLLNAKGTSTRALSERHRIAASSRDPAVADLSKRLMSIREQISSLTMSSLQSNLQEADSSDGAVLRDKLSELRDRESELAWKLGSAGWTEFRKQPWSSLEQLRKSIPQDAVFIDFSVVGVTIDHRAFNEWNRERPGTAEREAKILVMIVPPAGSGEIELREVAYPWDQVSRTLIQLQGCLNGQIVTNNVSATIDDHLRELSSLVIGSLPEHVIKTPRWLISPDNLLWQLPFAALPLPNGRRLIENHEIQYLLSGRDLLAATTLQPNPAALIIADPNYGEGVRMNGDKSEATVRQPFAPLPGTANEAKAIEPYLERLTGTAPTMFLGKKAEESVVKSVDRPRYAVFSTHGYSQFRHEDHPLATCGLAFANANAAFTGQGDGVLTGIEILGTDFRGTELVVLSACQTAVGNANNGEGVSGLSHAFRLAGADNVVATLWPIPDQITAELMSRFFEQLSKGKTPAAAMRLAQLTTIKRLESLGFEASPQLWAAFTVTGKPPTSAIVPATEKVSEFRTWRSADGKHTTIAKFLAVIEGQVQLQKQDGTPILVPINKLHSDDQQWVQAHADP from the coding sequence ATGATAGGACCACTCTTGGCGACATTCATTGGCGTCTGTATTGCAACAAATGTGCAAACCGCTAGGGCACAGCAATCGGGGCCATCGGGCCAACGCTATCGCCTGAACGCGGGCTCAAAAACGATCGCGATGAGCCACAACGAAGGGCCCGTCGGTGTTCATCTTGCCGAGAATGGGCTGATGGTGGCGTTTGACTACGCTTCCAACACGTCTCCTCGAATGTCGTCCGGTAAAGTGAATGCATTCGTCTTGATTGACCTAAACACCGGCGATGAGATCAGTCGGATGATATTCGGAGAAACGATCGCGGTTGATCGTACGGCCTGCTCCGCGGACGGGCGTTTTCTGGTCGTCTGCGACCGACAGTCGGCGAGACAATTCGATTTGTTCAAAGGCGTCTTGGTCCGCAGCTACCCGGTGAAATCTCAACGCAGTTTTCCTGTCACGGGGCGCCGTGGTTCGTTGTTTGTACTTTGCGATGAACGCGAACTTTCGTTGTGGGATCTGGATGACGGAACCCTCATTGCACAACTGCCACCGCATCCGGCGGTAATCAACGGCTGTGATTTTGACGATCGCTGTGAAGTGATCTTGTCGGGATGCGAAAACATGACGCGCAGCTGGAAAATCTCGACGCAGGAAACTCAAATCTTTCCCATCGAATCGGCATTGCGAGACCTTTCGGTGTCCCCCGATGGTGCAAAACTCTATGGGCGATTCATTCACACCGTCAGTGATCAGGGAGTGGCAAGTTACGACACACGCTCGGGACGACGTGATTTGCACCTTCTTTCGCACTCGCTTCCGACCATCGATTTCGATCGAGGACGCCTGTATAGCGTCGACGGGGTCGGAACAAAAACAGCCATCGATGCGATCCAAGTTCGTCCCGTCCAAGCCCCGGATCGGGTGCGCTATTTGCCCTTTGCTCCTTCCGTTCGTGAACGCCTCCAACACCAGCCGTTCTTCTTCGCTCAAGAAATCATGCTGTCGCCCGATCGAAAGTTCGTCATGGTTCGACTGGAGTATGGTCGACTTTCACAAGTCTGGGCACTGGGAGACTCTGCGGATGACTTGCTTGTCGAATTTGACGAGTCTCTTCGCCATCGACATGTGCCTCCCCCGAAGATGGCACCGTCAAAACCCAAGTCGCGTGAGGAGCGGTTTCTCGAAGAGATCAACACGATCCAGTTCAGGGTACGTGAACTTGCCAAGCAAGACAGATCAAGCGAAGCAGTTCAGGCGATCAATGACTTGTTGGCGGCCGGACAAAAGAGACTTCGTAATGCACCGATTCGACACCAAAATCTCGTTCGGAACTGTGGGTTCGCTTTTCGAGATGGACTCGATGATTTGCAACGCGGACTTGAACTCTTTCAACAAGCCCGACAAATGGCCGAATCTGATGGCCGATTCGGTGGAGGCTGGGTAGGGTTGATGGTTGCAATTTCCGATACCGAGGAGCGGCTCGATGACGATCGAAATGCAGCAAAGACCTACCAAAAGTTGATCGAAAAACTAGTCGAACAAAACGCCAAAATCCAAGCATCAAGGTTTGAACGGATGGCGATCCTAGCGTTCAAATCCGGTGGCTCAGAAGAAGCGATCGAGTGGCGCATCAAAGCGATGGAACAAACCATTCAAGAATCTGGCGCGCTCAGTAGTCGATCCGATGGGATCTACGCGAAACTTGTTAGCGATGTGACAAAACTCGGCTGCTGGGAGCGACTCGAGTCGATCGCATGGAATCGATATCAATCGGCAAATGACATGCTCGGTTCGGAGCATCCGGAAACGGCAAAGATCACTGCCCACCTGGCGCTCCTATGCGAACATCAGAAGAAAAACGAGCAGGCTCTCGAATTGATGGATCAAAGCCAGCGTGCGTACCGTGATTATGTCGCACGCTCGCTCTCTTTATTGTCCGATCGAGAGCAAACGGAATTCATCAAACACCGATTCGAACCGGCGTTTCAATCGGCATTGCGAATGGCCGTAAGACTGCAGACGACAGCAAACGCAGCTCCCCTTGCGACCAGTTGGTTGCTGAATGCGAAAGGCACTTCCACACGTGCGCTTTCAGAACGACATCGAATCGCGGCGTCCTCCCGAGACCCCGCCGTCGCAGATCTTTCGAAGCGGCTGATGTCGATTCGCGAACAGATCTCGTCGCTCACGATGAGTTCGCTGCAATCCAATCTTCAGGAGGCTGATTCCAGCGACGGCGCCGTCCTTCGTGACAAACTGTCGGAACTTCGCGACCGAGAATCGGAACTTGCGTGGAAATTGGGATCCGCCGGTTGGACCGAATTTCGCAAACAACCTTGGAGTTCTCTCGAACAGCTTCGAAAGAGTATTCCCCAAGACGCGGTCTTCATCGACTTCTCCGTCGTCGGCGTCACGATCGACCACCGAGCCTTCAATGAATGGAATCGCGAACGCCCCGGAACGGCCGAAAGGGAGGCGAAAATTCTTGTGATGATTGTGCCGCCTGCAGGTAGCGGAGAAATCGAACTGCGGGAAGTCGCTTACCCCTGGGACCAAGTTTCTCGAACGCTTATCCAACTCCAAGGATGTCTAAACGGTCAGATAGTCACGAACAATGTCAGCGCGACGATTGACGATCATTTGCGAGAATTGTCGTCTCTGGTGATCGGTTCACTTCCAGAGCACGTGATCAAAACACCTCGTTGGCTAATTTCGCCGGACAATCTTCTCTGGCAGTTACCGTTCGCAGCGTTGCCCCTACCGAACGGACGGCGTTTGATCGAAAACCATGAAATTCAGTACCTGCTAAGCGGCAGAGATCTGCTCGCGGCCACGACGCTCCAACCGAATCCAGCTGCGTTAATTATCGCCGACCCAAACTACGGTGAGGGAGTTCGCATGAACGGCGACAAGTCCGAAGCGACCGTTCGTCAACCTTTTGCGCCGCTTCCGGGAACGGCGAACGAAGCCAAGGCGATCGAGCCCTATCTCGAACGACTCACCGGTACCGCGCCGACGATGTTCCTGGGAAAGAAGGCTGAGGAGTCTGTCGTAAAGTCAGTCGATCGACCACGGTACGCTGTTTTCAGCACTCACGGGTATTCACAATTCCGTCACGAAGACCACCCGCTCGCGACGTGTGGATTGGCATTTGCAAACGCTAACGCAGCGTTTACCGGTCAAGGAGACGGGGTACTTACCGGGATCGAAATCTTGGGAACCGACTTTCGTGGCACCGAGTTGGTGGTGCTAAGCGCCTGTCAAACCGCAGTCGGGAACGCGAACAATGGCGAGGGAGTTTCCGGCCTAAGCCATGCATTTCGACTCGCCGGCGCGGACAACGTTGTCGCGACGCTTTGGCCCATTCCTGATCAGATCACCGCAGAGTTGATGAGCCGTTTCTTCGAACAGCTCTCCAAAGGCAAAACGCCGGCCGCGGCGATGCGTCTGGCACAGTTGACAACCATCAAACGGTTGGAGTCGTTAGGGTTTGAAGCATCGCCACAATTGTGGGCCGCCTTCACCGTCACCGGTAAGCCGCCGACTTCGGCAATCGTTCCGGCGACTGAGAAGGTAAGCGAATTTCGCACGTGGCGCAGCGCAGATGGAAAGCACACTACGATTGCAAAATTTCTGGCTGTAATTGAGGGACAGGTTCAATTGCAAAAGCAGGATGGGACCCCGATTCTTGTTCCGATCAACAAGTTACATTCAGATGACCAACAGTGGGTCCAAGCCCACGCTGATCCATAG